The Parafrankia irregularis sequence GTGCGCTGACGATCGGTGTGGTGACCCGGCCCTTCACCTTCGAGGGCCGCCGCCGTGCCACCCAGGCGGACACCGGTATCGACACGTTGCGCAACGAGGTCGACACCCTCATCGTCATCCCGAACGACCGCCTGCTCGCGATGACCGATCGCGACATCAGCGTGCTCGACGCCTTCCGCAGCGCCGACCAGGTGCTGCTCTCCGGCGTCCAGGGCATCACCGACCTGATCACCACGCCTGGTCTGATCAACCTCGACTTCGCCGACGTCAAGACCGTCATGTCCCACGCCGGCAGCGCGCTCATGGGTATCGGGCGCGCCCGCGGAGACGACCGGGCGACCGTCGCCGCCGAGCAGGCCATCGCCTCGCCACTGCTGGAGGCGAGCATGGACGGCGCCCAGGGCGTCCTGCTGAACATCTCGGGCGGGTCCGATCTGGGCCTGTTCGAGATCAACGCGGCGGCCGAGCTGGTGGCAGACGCCGCGCACCCCGAGGCGAACATCATCTTCGGTGCGGTGATCGACGACGCGCTGGGTGACGAGGTCCGGGTCACGGTGATCGCCGCCGGGTTCGACACGGTCCAGGACCGGCGTACCCGGACGCTGGCGAACCAACGGCGTCCACCTGGCCCGGGCGCGGGCCCGGGGACCGGCCCGCAACAGCTGCCGGCACCCGGCCAGGCCAACCCGCCGCAGAACCCGGGGGCGGCGCCGAACGCCACGGTGCTGCCGCCCATCCCGAGCGTCTCCGCGCCGCCGAGGCCGGCGCCGACCCACGCCAGCTACCTGCCGCCGTCCGGCCCCCAGGTCGGTCACTACGTGCCGGAACCGTTGCCGGACGACGGCCCGGCCGCCCCGGCCGGGGGAGCTGCCGCGGCCGGGACCGGCGGCGGTCAGCGGCTGCCCGGCGCGCCACCGCGGCGGGACTACCCGGAGGCGGGCGGCGAGGGCGGTTTCGGGCGTCCGGCCACCGCGGGCGCTGCCCCCGGCGGGCCGGCGCAGGGCGCCGGGCAGGCGCCGGTGCACCAGGCCTCGGTGCAGGCCGCGCCGCCCCGGCCCGGACTGGCACACAGCGCGGGCCCGGTCGGTGGAGCTGGCACGCAGGACGCCGGCGGGCCCGCGATGGCTGCCCACCGTCCCGAGCCGGCCCGCCCCGGCCCGCGGCCGAACTACCCGCCGCGCCGCCCGGTCCGGCCGGTGGCCGACGACGACGAGCTGGATGTTCCGGACTTCCTGAAGTAGGCGGCGATGCCCGTCCTGGTGACCACCCGCGACGGCGGGACGAGCGGGCCGCCCTACACCGGGCTCAACCTCGGCGATCATGTAGGTGATGATCCGGACGCCGTCGCGGCCAACCGGCGGCTGCTCGAGTCACGGGTCGGGCAGCCCGTCCGGTTCATGCGGCAGGTGCATGGTGCCCGCGTGAGCGTGGTGCGCGGCCCCGGGCCGCCACCGGAGGCGGACGCCATGGTCACGGATGTGCCCGGGGTGGCGCTCGCGGTACTGGTGGCCGACTGCGTGCCGGTGATGTTCGAATCCCCGGCCGCGGTCGGCGTCGCCCATGCCGGACGCCAGGGCATGGTCGCCGGGGTACTGGCAGCCACGCTGGAGGCCTTTGACGGACTCGGCGTCGACCGTGCCGAGCTCCGGGTCACCCTCGGGCCGGCGATCTGCGGGCGGTGCTACGAGGTGCCCGCGGCGATGCGGTCGGAGGTCGGGCGGACGGTCCCCGGCAGCGCGGCGACCACCCGCGCCGGTACCCCGTCGCTCGACCTGCGGGCGGGTCTGCGGGGCCAGCTCGCCGCGGCGGGCGTCGGACCGGTGACCGTGTCGGATATGTGCAGTGCGGAGTCGAGCGAGCTCTACTCGTACCG is a genomic window containing:
- the ftsZ gene encoding cell division protein FtsZ gives rise to the protein MAAPQNYLAVIKVVGIGGGGVNAVNRMIEVGLKGVEFIAINTDAQALLMSDADVKLDVGRELTRGLGAGADPEVGRQAAEDHREEIEEVLKGADMVFVTAGEGGGTGTGGAPVVANVARSLGALTIGVVTRPFTFEGRRRATQADTGIDTLRNEVDTLIVIPNDRLLAMTDRDISVLDAFRSADQVLLSGVQGITDLITTPGLINLDFADVKTVMSHAGSALMGIGRARGDDRATVAAEQAIASPLLEASMDGAQGVLLNISGGSDLGLFEINAAAELVADAAHPEANIIFGAVIDDALGDEVRVTVIAAGFDTVQDRRTRTLANQRRPPGPGAGPGTGPQQLPAPGQANPPQNPGAAPNATVLPPIPSVSAPPRPAPTHASYLPPSGPQVGHYVPEPLPDDGPAAPAGGAAAAGTGGGQRLPGAPPRRDYPEAGGEGGFGRPATAGAAPGGPAQGAGQAPVHQASVQAAPPRPGLAHSAGPVGGAGTQDAGGPAMAAHRPEPARPGPRPNYPPRRPVRPVADDDELDVPDFLK
- the pgeF gene encoding peptidoglycan editing factor PgeF gives rise to the protein MPVLVTTRDGGTSGPPYTGLNLGDHVGDDPDAVAANRRLLESRVGQPVRFMRQVHGARVSVVRGPGPPPEADAMVTDVPGVALAVLVADCVPVMFESPAAVGVAHAGRQGMVAGVLAATLEAFDGLGVDRAELRVTLGPAICGRCYEVPAAMRSEVGRTVPGSAATTRAGTPSLDLRAGLRGQLAAAGVGPVTVSDMCSAESSELYSYRRDGRTGRFAGLAWLSDIRPAGIRPVGT